A genome region from Dreissena polymorpha isolate Duluth1 chromosome 16, UMN_Dpol_1.0, whole genome shotgun sequence includes the following:
- the LOC127861622 gene encoding TLC domain-containing protein 4-B-like codes for MESLVVDWTWDTGHYPVAVASFVFSLLLHSYISPFLTSILVPTVSSLPHGKQLYWHSSVVSSVHAIVVSAFCVYSFMTEPQLKEDPIWGDSKTVKNSCAIVIGYMTADTIIMLRYRQHVCDKFFLCHHAASVFAYFYVMTFGVYVYFANFRLMAEFSTVFVNNRWMMAEIGWKSSQLYFYNGVVLTAVFFACRILCMPQCWYMIYSIYNTEPFMKSETARYVLISSCFALDILNVYWFYKLLKGVLRTLEQRKLDNNKNEEWKSE; via the exons ATGGAGAGCCTAGTTGTCGATTGGACCTGGGATACAGGCCACTATCCTGTGGCCGTCGCCAGTTTTGTCTTTTCGCTACTCCTCCACTCGTACATAAGCCCGTTTCTGACCAGCATATTGGTCCCGACTGTATCCAGTCTGCCCCATGGCAAGCAGCTCTACTGGCATTCCAG TGTTGTGTCAAGTGTTCATGCCATAGTCGTGAGCGCATTCTGTGTATATTCATTTATGACTGAACCACAGCTTAAAGAAGATCCAATATG ggGTGACAGTAAAACTGTAAAGAACTCTTGTGCAATAGTTATAGGTTACATGACTGCGG ATACAATAATCATGCTGCGATATAGACAGCATGTTTGTGACAAATTCTTTCTCTGCCATCATGCAGCATCTGTGTTTGCCTACTTTTATGTCATG ACATTTGGAGTGTACGTCTACTTTGCTAATTTCCGACTGATGGCTGAGTTTTCCACAGTGTTCGTGAATAACAG ATGGATGATGGCAGAGATCGGATGGAAGTCTAGCCAGCTGTATTTTTACAATGGCGTGGTACTGACCGCAGTGTTCTTTGCGTGCCGCATCCTATGTATGCCCCAGTGTTGGTACATGATATATTCCATATACAATACTGAGCCATTCATGAAGTCAGAGACTGCACGCTATGTTCTGATTTCCTCATGCTTTGCTCTGGACATTTTGAATGTTTACTGGTTCTACAAGCTCTTAAAAGGTGTCTTGAGGACTCTAGAACAGCGTAAATTAGATAACAATAAGAACGAGGAGTGGAAATCAGAATAA